Proteins from one Ramlibacter sp. PS4R-6 genomic window:
- the pyrH gene encoding UMP kinase — translation MTDAKPAHKRILLKLSGEALMGDDAFGINRATIVRMVEEVAEVVNMGVEVAIVIGGGNIFRGVAGGAVGMDRATADYMGMLATVMNSLALADAMNKQGLVARVMSAIAIEQVVEPYVRPKALQYLEEGKVVIFAAGTGNPFFTTDTAAALRGAEIGAELVLKATKVDGVYTADPKKDSAAKRYERISFDEAMAQNLGIMDATAFALCRDQKLPIKVFSIFKHGALRRVVMGEDEGTLVYA, via the coding sequence ATGACCGACGCCAAGCCGGCCCACAAGCGAATCCTGCTGAAGCTGTCCGGTGAAGCACTCATGGGGGACGATGCCTTCGGCATCAACCGCGCCACCATCGTCCGCATGGTCGAGGAGGTCGCAGAGGTCGTGAACATGGGCGTCGAGGTGGCCATCGTCATCGGCGGCGGCAACATCTTCCGCGGCGTCGCGGGCGGCGCCGTCGGCATGGACCGCGCCACGGCCGACTACATGGGCATGCTGGCGACGGTGATGAATTCGCTGGCGCTCGCCGACGCGATGAACAAGCAGGGCCTGGTGGCCCGCGTCATGTCGGCCATCGCGATCGAGCAGGTCGTCGAGCCCTACGTGCGTCCCAAGGCCTTGCAGTACCTCGAGGAAGGCAAGGTCGTCATCTTCGCCGCCGGCACCGGCAACCCTTTCTTCACCACCGATACGGCCGCCGCGCTGCGCGGCGCGGAGATCGGCGCCGAGCTCGTGCTCAAGGCGACCAAGGTCGACGGCGTGTACACCGCCGACCCCAAGAAGGACAGCGCCGCCAAGCGCTACGAACGCATCTCGTTCGACGAGGCGATGGCGCAGAATCTCGGCATCATGGACGCCACGGCGTTCGCGCTGTGCCGCGACCAGAAGCTGCCCATCAAGGTCTTTTCGATCTTCAAGCACGGCGCGCTGCGCCGCGTGGTGATGGGCGAGGACGAGGGCACGCTCGTCTACGCCTGA
- the tsf gene encoding translation elongation factor Ts produces the protein MAAITASMVAELRAKTDAPMMECKKALTEAEGNFDKAEEILRVKLGNKAGKAASRVTAEGVISIAIDGNTGAILETNSETDFVAKNDSFLALAKAAAELIAKSNPADVAALSALPHSQDGFGPTLEDVRKGLIGKIGENMSFRRFKRFANGGKLASYLHGTRIGVIVEYEGDEVAAKDVAMHVAAMKPVALSSKDVSADLVEKERSIASQKAAESGKPAEIIAKMVEGSVQKYLKEVSLLNQPFVKNDKQTVEQMLKEKGTTVKSFTLYVVGEGIEKKADDFAAEVAAQVAAAKQAA, from the coding sequence ATGGCAGCAATCACCGCAAGCATGGTCGCCGAACTGCGCGCCAAGACCGACGCCCCGATGATGGAGTGCAAGAAGGCGCTCACCGAAGCGGAAGGCAATTTCGACAAGGCCGAGGAAATCCTGCGCGTGAAGCTGGGCAACAAGGCCGGCAAGGCCGCCTCGCGCGTCACCGCCGAAGGCGTCATCAGCATCGCGATCGACGGCAACACCGGCGCGATCCTCGAGACCAACAGCGAGACCGACTTCGTCGCCAAGAACGACAGCTTCCTCGCGCTGGCCAAGGCCGCCGCGGAACTCATCGCGAAGAGCAATCCCGCCGACGTGGCCGCGCTGTCCGCGCTGCCGCACTCCCAGGACGGCTTCGGCCCCACGCTGGAAGACGTGCGCAAGGGCCTGATCGGCAAGATCGGCGAGAACATGAGCTTCCGCCGCTTCAAGCGCTTCGCCAATGGCGGAAAGCTGGCGTCGTACCTGCACGGCACCCGCATCGGCGTGATCGTCGAGTACGAGGGTGACGAAGTCGCGGCCAAGGACGTCGCGATGCACGTCGCCGCGATGAAGCCCGTGGCGCTGTCGAGCAAGGACGTCTCGGCCGACCTCGTCGAGAAGGAGCGCTCGATCGCATCGCAGAAGGCCGCCGAATCCGGCAAGCCCGCCGAGATCATCGCCAAGATGGTCGAAGGCTCGGTGCAGAAGTACCTCAAGGAAGTCTCGCTGCTCAACCAGCCCTTCGTGAAGAACGACAAGCAGACCGTGGAACAGATGCTCAAGGAAAAGGGCACCACGGTGAAGTCGTTCACGCTGTACGTGGTGGGCGAGGGCATCGAGAAGAAGGCCGACGATTTCGCCGCCGAAGTGGCCGCGCAAGTCGCAGCCGCCAAGCAGGCTGCCTGA
- a CDS encoding SDR family oxidoreductase: protein MASNPKGVAIVTGGGTGIGKAAALALLQDGWRVAVAGRRKEPLEAVIAEGGARERGLAVPTDVTDPKQVRALFDATVAKWGRVDFVFNNAGMGLGQTLLEDIGDDDWKKVVDTNLNGVFYGIREAFRVMKAQQPMGGRIVNNGSISAHAPRPNSIAYTSTKHAVTGLTKTASLDGRKYDIAVGQIDIGNAMTDLASRMAKGVPQANGTIAPEPLMDAAIVGQSVLYMANLPLEANVLFHTVMATKMPFVGRG, encoded by the coding sequence ATGGCAAGCAATCCCAAGGGCGTCGCGATCGTCACCGGCGGCGGCACCGGCATCGGCAAGGCTGCCGCGCTCGCGCTGCTGCAGGACGGCTGGCGCGTGGCTGTCGCGGGCCGGCGCAAGGAGCCGCTGGAGGCGGTGATCGCGGAAGGCGGCGCGCGCGAGCGCGGCCTGGCGGTGCCGACTGACGTGACCGACCCGAAGCAGGTCCGCGCGCTGTTCGACGCCACCGTGGCCAAGTGGGGCCGCGTGGATTTCGTCTTCAACAACGCGGGCATGGGCCTGGGCCAGACGCTGCTGGAGGATATCGGCGACGACGACTGGAAGAAGGTCGTCGACACCAACCTCAACGGGGTCTTCTACGGCATCCGCGAGGCGTTCCGCGTGATGAAGGCGCAGCAGCCGATGGGCGGGCGCATCGTCAACAACGGCTCGATCTCGGCGCACGCGCCGCGCCCGAACTCGATCGCCTACACGTCCACCAAGCACGCGGTGACGGGCCTCACCAAGACCGCGTCGCTCGACGGCCGCAAGTACGACATCGCCGTCGGCCAGATCGACATCGGCAACGCCATGACGGACCTCGCGTCGCGCATGGCCAAGGGCGTGCCGCAGGCCAACGGCACCATCGCGCCGGAGCCCCTGATGGACGCGGCGATCGTCGGCCAGTCGGTGCTGTACATGGCCAACCTGCCGCTGGAAGCCAACGTGCTCTTCCACACGGTGATGGCGACGAAGATGCCCTTCGTCGGGCGCGGCTAG
- the rimO gene encoding 30S ribosomal protein S12 methylthiotransferase RimO, with amino-acid sequence MSSPKVGFVSLGCPKALTDSELILTQLSAEGYATSKTFEGADLVIVNTCGFIDDAVKESLDTIGEALAENGKVIVTGCLGAKAGDGGGNLVKQIHPSVLAVTGPHATQEVMDAVHANLPKPHDPFIDLVPAAGIKLTPKHYAYLKISEGCNHRCTFCIIPSMRGDLVSRPIGDVLKEAKALFEGGVKELLVISQDTSAYGVDVKYRTGFWDGRPVKTRMLELVQSLGEMAEPYGAWVRLHYVYPYPSVDDVIPLMAEGKVLPYLDVPFQHSHPDVLKRMKRPANGEKNLERIAKWREMCPELVIRSTFIAGFPGETEAEFQHLLDFMREARIDRAGCFAYSPVEGAAANEIPGMVPAEVRNERQARFMKVAEEASADKLRERVGATMQVLVDSAPGLGRKGGAGRSYADAPEIDGTVQLLPPEKISKQLRVGEFTKAKVVAAQGHDLIAIPI; translated from the coding sequence ATGAGCTCCCCGAAAGTGGGGTTCGTGAGCCTCGGCTGCCCGAAGGCCCTCACGGATTCCGAACTGATCCTCACCCAACTCAGCGCCGAAGGCTACGCGACCTCGAAGACCTTCGAGGGCGCCGACCTGGTCATCGTCAACACCTGCGGTTTCATCGACGACGCCGTCAAGGAAAGCCTGGACACGATCGGCGAGGCGCTGGCCGAGAACGGCAAGGTCATCGTCACCGGCTGCCTGGGCGCGAAGGCGGGCGACGGCGGCGGCAACCTCGTCAAGCAGATCCATCCTTCGGTGCTGGCCGTCACGGGCCCGCACGCCACGCAGGAGGTGATGGATGCGGTGCACGCGAACCTGCCCAAGCCGCACGATCCGTTCATCGACCTCGTGCCCGCCGCCGGCATCAAGCTCACGCCCAAGCACTACGCGTACCTGAAGATCAGCGAAGGCTGCAACCACCGGTGCACCTTCTGCATCATCCCGTCGATGCGCGGCGACCTCGTGAGCCGTCCCATCGGCGACGTGCTCAAGGAGGCGAAGGCGCTCTTCGAAGGCGGCGTGAAGGAGCTGCTGGTCATCAGCCAGGACACCTCGGCGTATGGCGTGGACGTGAAGTACCGCACCGGTTTCTGGGACGGCCGGCCGGTGAAGACGCGCATGCTGGAGCTCGTGCAATCGCTCGGCGAGATGGCCGAACCGTACGGCGCATGGGTGCGCTTGCACTACGTCTATCCGTACCCGTCCGTCGATGACGTGATCCCGCTGATGGCCGAGGGCAAGGTACTGCCTTACCTGGACGTGCCGTTCCAGCACAGCCATCCGGACGTTCTCAAGCGCATGAAGCGGCCGGCCAACGGCGAGAAGAACCTCGAGCGCATCGCGAAGTGGCGCGAGATGTGCCCCGAGCTCGTGATCCGCAGCACGTTCATCGCGGGCTTCCCGGGCGAGACGGAGGCGGAGTTCCAGCACCTGCTGGATTTCATGCGCGAGGCGAGGATCGATCGCGCGGGCTGCTTCGCCTACAGCCCCGTCGAAGGTGCGGCCGCGAACGAGATTCCCGGCATGGTGCCGGCGGAAGTGCGCAACGAACGGCAGGCGCGCTTCATGAAGGTTGCCGAGGAAGCTTCCGCCGACAAGCTGCGCGAGCGCGTCGGCGCGACGATGCAGGTGCTCGTCGATTCGGCGCCCGGCCTCGGCCGCAAGGGCGGCGCCGGCCGTAGCTACGCGGACGCGCCGGAGATCGACGGAACGGTCCAGCTCCTGCCGCCCGAAAAGATCAGCAAGCAGCTGCGCGTGGGTGAGTTCACGAAAGCGAAAGTCGTCGCCGCCCAGGGCCACGACCTCATCGCCATCCCCATCTGA
- the rnr gene encoding ribonuclease R, with protein sequence MIQGHRDGHGYVQRDDGETDIYLPPNEMRAVLHRDRVKARIVRHDRKGRPEGRVVEIIERPAQPIIGRLLHESGVWLVAPEDKRYGQDVLIPKGATGLAKPGQVVVVELTEPPSLYGQPVGRVKEVLGEIDDPGMEIEIAVRKYGVPHEFSHACIALARSLPDKVRKEDKRNRVDLTDVPLVTIDGEDARDFDDAVYCEPTKVGRGKGWRLLVAIADVSHYVETGSPIDVDAYDRATSVYFPRRVIPMLPEKLSNGLCSLNPEVERLCMVADMLITSTGEIFAYQFYPGVMWSHARFTYTEVAAILANTRGPEAARRKDRVQDLLNLHDVYRVLLKAREARGAVDFETTETQIVCDENGRIEQIVPRVRTDAHRLIEESMLAANVCAADFIQQSKRPGLYRVHEGPTPEKKEILRQYLKAIGVSQTISDEPLPAEFQRIAEATKDRPDAQQIHTMLLRSMQQAIYTPFNSGHFGLAYDAYTHFTSPIRRYPDLLVHRVIKAILNGERYELPALPTPGEHHEKLSRRIASNTAKAAASGRAKKQAAPPTREMQAWEAAGLHCSANERRADEASRDVEAWLKCKYMRDHLGEEYGGVVTAATSFGIFVTLDQMYVEGLVHITELGGEYFKFDEARQELRGERTGIRYAIGSRVRVQVSRVDLDGRKIDFRLVKEGEELLNRAMKDKGVPSEAREGAKPRKKGVAKKAVKAAAKPAVKKHAPKAKHRRR encoded by the coding sequence GTGATCCAGGGGCACCGCGACGGGCACGGCTACGTGCAGCGCGACGACGGCGAAACCGACATCTACCTGCCCCCCAACGAGATGCGCGCGGTGCTGCACCGCGACCGCGTCAAGGCGCGCATCGTGCGCCACGACCGCAAGGGCCGCCCCGAAGGGCGCGTCGTCGAGATCATCGAGCGCCCCGCGCAACCGATCATCGGCCGCCTGCTGCACGAAAGCGGCGTGTGGCTGGTGGCGCCGGAAGACAAGCGCTACGGGCAGGACGTCCTGATCCCCAAGGGCGCGACGGGCCTGGCCAAGCCGGGCCAGGTCGTCGTCGTCGAACTGACCGAGCCGCCCAGCCTGTACGGCCAGCCCGTGGGCCGCGTCAAGGAAGTGCTGGGCGAGATCGACGACCCGGGCATGGAGATCGAGATCGCCGTGCGCAAGTACGGCGTGCCGCACGAGTTCTCGCATGCCTGCATCGCGCTCGCGCGCTCGCTGCCGGACAAGGTCCGCAAGGAGGACAAGCGGAACCGCGTCGACCTGACCGACGTGCCGCTGGTCACCATCGACGGCGAGGACGCGCGCGACTTCGACGACGCCGTGTACTGCGAGCCGACGAAGGTGGGGCGCGGCAAGGGCTGGCGCCTGCTCGTCGCGATCGCCGACGTGAGCCACTATGTCGAGACGGGCAGCCCCATCGACGTGGACGCCTACGACCGCGCGACCAGCGTCTACTTCCCGCGCCGCGTGATCCCCATGCTGCCGGAGAAGCTCTCCAACGGCCTGTGCTCGCTGAACCCCGAGGTCGAGCGGCTGTGCATGGTGGCCGACATGCTGATCACGTCGACCGGCGAGATCTTTGCGTACCAGTTCTACCCCGGCGTGATGTGGAGCCATGCGCGCTTCACGTACACCGAAGTCGCCGCGATCCTGGCCAACACGCGCGGGCCCGAGGCGGCCCGCCGCAAGGACCGCGTGCAGGACCTCCTGAACCTCCACGACGTCTACCGCGTGCTGCTCAAGGCGCGCGAGGCCCGCGGCGCGGTCGACTTCGAGACGACCGAGACGCAGATCGTCTGCGACGAGAACGGCCGCATCGAGCAGATCGTGCCGCGCGTGCGCACCGACGCGCACCGGCTGATCGAGGAATCGATGCTCGCCGCCAACGTCTGCGCGGCCGACTTCATCCAGCAGTCCAAGCGCCCGGGCCTGTACCGCGTGCACGAGGGCCCGACGCCGGAGAAGAAGGAAATCCTGCGCCAGTACCTCAAGGCGATCGGCGTCTCGCAGACCATCAGCGACGAGCCGCTGCCGGCCGAGTTCCAGCGCATCGCCGAAGCGACGAAGGACCGGCCCGACGCGCAGCAGATCCACACCATGCTTCTGCGCTCGATGCAGCAGGCCATCTACACGCCGTTCAACAGCGGCCACTTCGGACTGGCCTACGACGCGTACACGCATTTCACGTCGCCGATCCGCCGCTACCCGGACCTGCTGGTCCACCGCGTGATCAAGGCCATCCTGAACGGCGAGCGTTACGAGCTGCCGGCGCTGCCGACGCCGGGCGAGCACCACGAGAAGCTGTCGCGCCGCATCGCGAGCAACACCGCGAAGGCCGCGGCTTCGGGCCGGGCCAAGAAGCAGGCCGCGCCGCCCACGCGCGAGATGCAGGCCTGGGAAGCCGCGGGGCTGCACTGCAGCGCGAACGAGCGCCGCGCCGACGAGGCCAGCCGCGACGTCGAGGCCTGGCTCAAGTGCAAGTACATGCGCGACCACCTCGGCGAGGAGTACGGCGGCGTCGTCACCGCCGCGACCAGCTTCGGCATCTTCGTCACGCTGGACCAGATGTACGTCGAAGGCCTGGTGCACATCACCGAGCTGGGCGGCGAGTACTTCAAGTTCGACGAGGCGCGCCAGGAGCTGCGCGGCGAGCGCACCGGCATCCGCTACGCGATCGGCTCGCGCGTGCGCGTGCAGGTCAGCCGCGTGGACCTGGACGGGCGCAAGATCGACTTCCGGCTGGTCAAGGAGGGCGAAGAGCTCCTGAACCGCGCGATGAAGGACAAGGGCGTGCCGTCCGAGGCGCGCGAAGGCGCCAAGCCCAGGAAGAAGGGCGTCGCGAAAAAGGCGGTGAAGGCTGCTGCCAAGCCCGCCGTCAAGAAGCACGCGCCCAAGGCCAAGCACCGCCGCCGCTAG
- a CDS encoding NAD(P)H-hydrate dehydratase → MRRVTPDRPWPLHGVAASRVIEQGAAGSLPAHTLMQRAGHAVARLALAIAPHAKNVWVACGPGNNGGDGFEAAMHLRQWGKDVTVTLAGDEARAPADAKASLQRARAAGVRFASDVPASFDLAIDAMLGIGSARPLEGRMREWAGAMRGVPVLAVDVPSGLSADTGTGESVFATHTLSLLTLKPGLFTAHGRDACGETWFDDLGVEGGEPTGWLSGPPALSQRAHASHKGTWGDVAVIGGAPGMAGAALLAASGALHGGAGRVYVGLLGDTLPVDPAQPELMIRDWSTLDLAAMAVACGCGGGDAIRAALPKVISRARALVLDADALNAIAADPQLQSQLEARGRRGRRTVVTPHPLEAARLLSRSTQDVQADRVAAAQALAQRFGCVVVLKGSGTVVAAPSQLPRINPTGNAKLATAGTGDVLAGLVAARLASNDDALEAAAGAVFDHGLAADRWRAGRPLTASALARKL, encoded by the coding sequence ATGCGCCGCGTCACGCCCGACCGTCCCTGGCCCTTGCACGGCGTCGCGGCCTCGCGCGTCATCGAACAAGGCGCCGCAGGCTCGCTTCCTGCGCACACGCTGATGCAGCGCGCCGGCCACGCCGTCGCGCGCCTTGCGCTGGCCATCGCGCCGCACGCGAAGAACGTGTGGGTGGCCTGCGGCCCCGGCAACAACGGCGGTGACGGCTTCGAGGCCGCGATGCACCTGCGGCAATGGGGCAAGGACGTGACCGTGACCCTCGCGGGCGACGAAGCCAGGGCGCCTGCCGATGCGAAGGCTTCGCTGCAGCGCGCCCGCGCGGCCGGCGTGCGTTTCGCATCGGACGTCCCGGCCAGCTTCGACTTGGCCATCGACGCGATGCTGGGCATCGGCTCCGCACGCCCGCTCGAAGGCCGCATGCGCGAGTGGGCCGGTGCGATGCGTGGCGTGCCGGTGCTGGCGGTCGACGTGCCTTCGGGGCTGTCGGCCGACACCGGCACGGGTGAGTCCGTCTTCGCGACGCACACTCTGTCGCTGCTGACGCTGAAGCCGGGCCTGTTCACGGCGCACGGCCGCGACGCATGCGGCGAGACCTGGTTCGACGACCTGGGGGTCGAAGGCGGCGAGCCGACGGGCTGGCTGTCGGGGCCACCCGCGCTTTCGCAACGCGCGCACGCCTCGCACAAGGGGACCTGGGGTGACGTCGCGGTGATCGGCGGCGCGCCCGGCATGGCCGGCGCGGCCTTGCTCGCGGCTTCGGGGGCGCTGCATGGCGGCGCGGGCCGCGTCTACGTGGGCCTGCTCGGCGACACCCTGCCCGTCGATCCCGCGCAGCCCGAGCTGATGATCCGCGACTGGAGCACGCTGGACCTCGCCGCGATGGCCGTCGCCTGCGGCTGCGGCGGGGGCGACGCCATCCGCGCCGCATTGCCGAAGGTGATCTCGAGGGCGCGCGCGCTGGTGCTGGATGCCGATGCGCTGAATGCGATCGCCGCGGACCCGCAACTGCAATCGCAGCTCGAAGCCCGAGGGCGGCGCGGCCGGCGCACCGTGGTCACGCCCCACCCGCTGGAGGCTGCGCGCCTGCTGTCACGCTCGACGCAGGACGTGCAAGCCGATCGCGTCGCAGCCGCGCAGGCGCTGGCGCAACGCTTCGGGTGCGTCGTGGTGCTCAAGGGTTCGGGAACCGTGGTCGCTGCGCCTTCACAGCTGCCGCGCATCAACCCCACGGGCAACGCGAAGCTCGCGACCGCCGGCACCGGCGACGTGCTGGCGGGCCTGGTTGCGGCGCGCCTGGCTTCGAACGACGACGCGCTGGAAGCCGCGGCAGGGGCCGTGTTCGACCACGGCCTCGCGGCGGACCGCTGGCGCGCGGGCCGCCCGCTGACCGCCTCCGCGCTGGCGCGAAAACTCTAG
- a CDS encoding amidase, whose product MPRSRPDLHHVRAAIARGDTTAPREIEESITIAQAEACRHVFLKPTFEEARRAASDPGSGQRPLAGLAVSVKDLFDVRGEATAAGSVALAGSPPAAQDAPAVARLRAAGAAILGRTNMTEFAYSGVGANPHFDTPWNPADRATRRIPGGSSSGAAVSVATGAAFVGLGSDTRGSIRTPAALCGVVGFKNTARLVPTDGCVPLSTTLDTVCAMTRSVPDAILVHELLSGTTIPRADVPMSGYRLAVARNVMLDALEAPVARAFERAIKALRDAGAAVEEVDLPAIDDIGPMQAIGGFGAAESYAWHRQLLARAGDRYDPRVRKRVEGGAAMKAYEYLELFGARAAAMAKLQASLRGFDAVLSPTVPLVAPPFAQVAPGAERDDEFFRVNALLLRNTSIVNMVDGCAISIPCHAPDELPVGLMIWQGALHDAAVLNVAAQAEATLQKTRA is encoded by the coding sequence TTGCCGCGCTCCCGACCCGACCTGCACCACGTCCGCGCGGCCATCGCGCGCGGCGACACCACCGCCCCCCGCGAGATCGAGGAATCGATCACGATCGCCCAGGCCGAGGCCTGCCGGCACGTCTTCCTCAAGCCGACGTTCGAGGAAGCGCGCCGTGCCGCGTCCGATCCCGGCTCGGGCCAAAGGCCGCTGGCCGGGCTGGCGGTCTCCGTCAAGGACCTGTTCGACGTGCGCGGCGAGGCCACCGCCGCGGGCTCCGTCGCCCTCGCCGGCTCGCCGCCGGCCGCGCAGGATGCGCCGGCCGTGGCGCGCCTGCGCGCCGCCGGTGCGGCGATCCTGGGCCGCACCAACATGACCGAGTTCGCGTACTCGGGGGTGGGCGCCAATCCGCACTTCGACACGCCGTGGAACCCGGCGGACCGCGCGACGCGACGCATCCCCGGCGGGTCGTCGTCCGGCGCAGCCGTGTCGGTCGCCACGGGCGCTGCGTTCGTGGGGCTGGGCTCGGACACCCGCGGTTCCATCCGCACCCCCGCTGCCCTGTGCGGGGTCGTGGGCTTCAAGAACACCGCCCGCCTCGTGCCCACCGACGGCTGCGTGCCGCTGTCGACCACGCTCGACACGGTGTGCGCGATGACGCGCTCGGTGCCCGACGCGATCCTCGTGCACGAGCTGCTGTCAGGGACGACGATCCCGCGCGCCGATGTGCCGATGTCCGGCTACCGCCTCGCCGTCGCCCGCAACGTGATGCTCGATGCCCTGGAAGCTCCGGTGGCGCGGGCTTTCGAGCGCGCCATCAAGGCCTTGCGCGATGCCGGCGCGGCGGTGGAGGAAGTCGACCTCCCCGCGATCGACGACATCGGCCCCATGCAGGCCATCGGCGGCTTCGGCGCCGCGGAAAGCTACGCCTGGCACCGCCAGCTGCTGGCGCGCGCCGGCGACCGCTACGACCCGCGCGTGCGCAAGCGCGTCGAGGGCGGCGCGGCGATGAAGGCCTACGAATACCTCGAGCTCTTCGGCGCCCGTGCGGCAGCGATGGCGAAGCTGCAGGCGTCGCTGCGCGGCTTCGACGCCGTGCTCTCGCCCACCGTCCCGCTGGTCGCCCCGCCCTTCGCGCAGGTGGCGCCCGGCGCCGAGCGCGACGACGAGTTCTTCCGCGTCAATGCGCTCCTGCTGCGCAACACCAGCATCGTGAACATGGTCGACGGCTGCGCGATCTCGATCCCGTGCCATGCACCGGACGAGCTGCCCGTCGGGCTGATGATCTGGCAAGGCGCCTTGCACGACGCGGCGGTCCTCAACGTCGCCGCGCAGGCGGAAGCCACCCTCCAGAAGACCCGCGCATGA
- a CDS encoding D-amino acid dehydrogenase, which produces MRIAVIGAGIIGVTTAFELAVDGHEVTVFERRSSAAEETSFANAGVIAPGYVTPWAAPGMPAKVARFLVSDHAPVRLSLPLSAAEIGWMWKWYRSCDAATYAANRARMQRLAFYSRTRLHEITEHFHLEYDRSTGYLVMLRGEKDRKMVQPGLQVLRDAGVTFHEVDAEQARKVEPALNPDTPFVGAIHLPQDEVGNCRQFALLLKNECQSRGVAFEFNSTVAPLSRATPGSLQVRGPDGGTAQWNFNAVVVCGGVDSAQLLAPVGLDVPLAPVWGYSISAPLREPLNAPRSGIMDERFKVAISRLGNRVRVAGSAEIGGSASKKREGSLQTLYKVLRDWFPGAAQLANTGGAAVQEWKGARPMLPDGPPLIGATGVPGVWINLGHGSSGWALSCGSARVIADLMAGRSPEVDIEGLGVERLAA; this is translated from the coding sequence ATGAGGATCGCCGTCATCGGCGCCGGCATCATCGGCGTCACCACGGCCTTCGAGCTCGCCGTCGACGGCCACGAGGTCACCGTCTTCGAGCGCCGCTCGTCCGCCGCCGAGGAAACCAGCTTCGCGAATGCCGGTGTGATCGCGCCGGGCTACGTCACGCCGTGGGCCGCGCCCGGCATGCCGGCCAAGGTCGCGCGCTTCCTGGTGTCCGACCACGCGCCCGTGCGCCTGAGCCTGCCGCTTTCCGCGGCGGAAATCGGCTGGATGTGGAAGTGGTACCGCTCCTGCGACGCGGCCACCTACGCCGCGAACCGCGCGCGCATGCAGCGCCTGGCCTTCTACAGCCGCACCCGCCTGCACGAGATCACCGAGCACTTCCACCTCGAGTACGACCGCAGCACGGGCTACCTGGTGATGCTGCGCGGCGAGAAGGATCGCAAGATGGTGCAGCCGGGCCTGCAGGTGCTGCGCGACGCCGGCGTGACGTTCCACGAGGTCGATGCCGAACAGGCGCGCAAGGTGGAGCCCGCGCTCAACCCCGACACGCCCTTCGTCGGCGCCATCCACCTGCCGCAGGACGAGGTGGGCAATTGCCGCCAGTTCGCGCTGCTGCTGAAGAACGAGTGCCAGTCGCGCGGCGTCGCGTTCGAGTTCAACAGCACGGTGGCTCCCCTGTCGCGAGCGACACCGGGATCGCTGCAGGTCAGGGGCCCCGACGGCGGCACGGCGCAGTGGAATTTCAATGCCGTGGTCGTTTGCGGCGGCGTCGACTCGGCGCAGCTGCTGGCGCCCGTGGGCCTGGACGTCCCGCTCGCGCCCGTGTGGGGCTATTCGATCAGCGCGCCGCTGCGCGAGCCGCTCAATGCGCCGCGCAGCGGCATCATGGACGAGCGCTTCAAGGTGGCGATCTCGCGCCTGGGCAACCGCGTGCGCGTCGCGGGCAGCGCCGAGATCGGCGGTTCCGCGTCGAAGAAGCGCGAGGGTTCGCTCCAAACGCTCTACAAGGTGCTGCGCGACTGGTTCCCCGGCGCGGCGCAGCTCGCCAACACCGGCGGCGCCGCGGTGCAGGAGTGGAAAGGCGCGCGGCCCATGCTGCCCGACGGCCCGCCGCTGATCGGCGCCACCGGCGTTCCGGGCGTGTGGATCAACCTGGGCCACGGCTCCAGCGGCTGGGCGCTGTCGTGCGGCAGCGCACGCGTGATCGCCGACCTGATGGCGGGCCGTTCGCCCGAGGTCGACATCGAAGGCCTCGGGGTGGAGCGCCTCGCGGCGTAA
- the rpsB gene encoding 30S ribosomal protein S2, with amino-acid sequence MSVTMRQMLEAGVHFGHQTRFWNPKMAPYIFGHRNKIHIINLERSLPMFQDASKFVRQLAANRGTILMVGTKRQARDIVKAEAQRAGMPFVDQRWLGGMLTNFKTVKTSLKRLKDMKAQQEAGLESMSKKEQLMFTREMAKLEKDIGGIQEMNNLPDALFVIDVGFHKIAIAEAKKLGIPIVGVVDSNHSPVGIDYVIPGNDDSAKAVTLYARGIADAVLEGRANAAADVQRAVSEGGDEFVEVQEGASA; translated from the coding sequence ATGTCCGTGACCATGCGTCAGATGCTGGAAGCCGGTGTGCACTTTGGCCACCAGACGCGCTTCTGGAACCCGAAGATGGCCCCCTACATCTTCGGCCATCGCAACAAGATCCACATCATCAACCTGGAGCGCTCGCTCCCGATGTTCCAGGATGCCAGCAAGTTCGTGCGCCAGCTGGCGGCGAACCGCGGCACCATCCTGATGGTCGGCACCAAGCGCCAGGCCCGCGACATCGTGAAGGCCGAGGCGCAGCGCGCCGGCATGCCCTTCGTCGACCAGCGCTGGCTGGGCGGCATGCTCACCAACTTCAAGACGGTGAAGACGTCGCTGAAGCGCCTGAAGGACATGAAGGCCCAGCAGGAAGCCGGCCTCGAGTCCATGAGCAAGAAGGAACAGCTCATGTTCACGCGCGAGATGGCCAAGCTCGAGAAGGACATCGGCGGCATCCAGGAGATGAACAACCTGCCCGACGCCCTGTTCGTGATCGACGTGGGCTTCCACAAGATCGCCATCGCCGAAGCCAAGAAGCTGGGCATCCCGATCGTCGGCGTGGTCGACTCCAACCATTCGCCCGTCGGCATCGACTACGTCATCCCCGGCAACGACGACTCGGCCAAGGCCGTGACGCTGTACGCGCGCGGCATCGCCGACGCCGTGCTGGAAGGCCGCGCCAACGCCGCTGCGGACGTGCAGCGCGCCGTGTCCGAAGGCGGCGACGAATTCGTCGAAGTGCAGGAAGGCGCGTCCGCCTAA